One Vespula pensylvanica isolate Volc-1 chromosome 1, ASM1446617v1, whole genome shotgun sequence genomic region harbors:
- the LOC122630488 gene encoding elongation of very long chain fatty acids protein AAEL008004-like, with protein MDLLNKFFDYIVECDPRIKNRILFNSPYPIISILLFYLFFVLVYGPWYMKNKMPYSLKTFMRYYNLFQIIANSLIVYKLLIGGVNFRGLSMNCDPPSYKTDFASMELVEGCYWVLLIKVIDLIETGIFVLRKKTRQISFLHLYHHISTMMICWFYGRYYIDERISFIPLVNCMVHVIMYIYYFLSTLGPDMHKIINRYKFLLTIIQMVQFLIILFFIWKMSSANCDVAQNAIYVMSVNISINLVLFYNFYKQNYLIKNTKKN; from the exons ATGgatctattaaataaattttttgattatatcGTAGAATGTg ATCcacgaataaaaaatcgaatactATTTAATTCGCCGTATccaattatttctattctacttttttatcttttttttgttcttgtgTACGGTCCATGGTACATGAAGAATAAAATGCCGTACTCGTTAAAAACGTTCATGAGATACTACAATTTGTTTCAAATAATAGCGAACAGTTTgatcgtatataaattattaatcggtGGTGTAAACTTTAGAGGATTATCAATGAATTGCGATCCTCCTTCTTACAAGACAGATTTTGCTAGTATGGAG ctGGTAGAAGGTTGTTATTGGGTGCTATTAATAAAAGTGATCGATCTAATTGAAACAGGAATATTTGTGTTACGAAAGAAAACTAGGCAGATTTCTTTCTTGCATTTGTATCATCATATCTCAACGATGATGATCTGTTGGTTTTATGGAAGATATTACATCgatgaaagaatttcttttataccTTTAGTGAATTGTATGGTTCACGTAATAATGTACATTTACTATTTTCTTAGTACACTAGGCCCAGATATGCACAAGATCatcaatcgatataaatttctacTTACCATCATTCAAATG GTACAATTcctaataatattgtttttcatcTGGAAGATGTCCTCAGCAAACTGTGATGTCGCTCAAAATGCTATTTACGTGATGTCTGtcaatatatcgattaatttggtcttgttttataatttttataagcaaaattatttaattaaaaatacgaaaaagaattaa
- the LOC122630491 gene encoding elongation of very long chain fatty acids protein 1-like, which produces MYLLNKMFHYIVSFDDPRIKDWILFNSPYPIVLIISSYLYFVLACGPRFMKDRKPYSLKTFIRYYNIFQIVMNNFIVYKLLKGGWFTRISIYCEPIIYGTDPARMELLEGSWWALLTKLVDLIETGIFVLRKKNRQISFLHLYHHVSTVLLGWMFGKYYADGMGTFIPLVNCTVHVIMYTYYFLSTFGPNVRKVIHRYKFLLTITQMVQFVILICHASQTFLPSCDMDKIPPLMMIINLFINFALFYNFYEKNYLIKKTKQS; this is translated from the exons ATgtacttattaaataaaatgtttcattacATTGTAAGTTTTGATG ACCCACGTATAAAAGACtggatattatttaattcgcCATATCCAATTGTTCTTATAATCTCTTCGtatctttatttcgttctcgCTTGTGGTCCTCGATTTATGAAGGATAGAAAGCCATATTCTTTGAAAACGTTTATaagatattacaatatatttcaaatcgtAATGAACAATttcattgtttataaattactaAAGGGAGGTTGGTTTACCAGAATTTCGATATATTGCGAACCAATTATCTACGGTACAGATCCCGCTCGTATGGAG TTGTTAGAAGGCAGCTGGTGGGCGTTGTTAACAAAACTTGTTGATTTAATAGAAACAGGAATTTTTGTTctccgaaagaaaaatcgacagATTTCATTTCTACATTTGTATCACCATGTCTCAACGGTGTTACTTGGTTGGATGTTTGGAAAATATTACGCCGATGGAATGGGTACATTTATACCATTAGTGAATTGTACCGTTCACGTAATAATGTACACCTATTATTTCCTCAGTACGTTTGGTCCAAATGTTCGAAAAGTTATTCatcgatataaattcttaCTTACCATCACTCAAATG GTACAATTCGTAATATTGATTTGTCACGCCTCGCAAACGTTCTTACCGAGCTGTGATATGGATAAAATACCTCCtctgatgatgattattaatcttttcattaatttcgcactgttttataatttctacgagaaaaattatttaattaagaaaactaAACAAAGTTAA
- the LOC122630500 gene encoding elongation of very long chain fatty acids protein 7-like → MNFLHITYKNFVENVDKRLTSWLLVNSLSMVPMILGIYIILLLGGMKYMKNKKAYSLKTFIYCYNIFQIIANSIIIYIYIDGGWYRDIFIYCVPFTYSTDPASMKIASGMWWTLILKIIDLIETEIFVLRKKNNQITFLHVYHHISTVLLIWLGVRYFAGGMACFLPLVNCSIHVVMYTYYFLSSLGPKMQKLILPYKPILTITQMVQFVVLLLHLIQAFLPSCNVPKLPVFVTFLDIIINFLLFYNFYQKNYKNPKVKSK, encoded by the exons atgaattttttacatattacatataaaaacttCGTAGAAAACGTAG ATAAGCGTTTGACGTCATGGTTACTGGTTAATTCGTTGAGTATGGTACCAATGATCCTTGGAATTTACATCATATTACTATTAGGTGgtatgaaatatatgaaaaataaaaaggcgTATTCCttgaaaacatttatatactgctataatatatttcaaattatagctaatagtattataatatatatatacatagatggaGGATGGTatagagatatatttatttattgtgtaCCTTTTACGTATTCAACGGATCCCGCATCTATGAag ATAGCATCTGGGATGTGGTGGAcgttgattttaaaaattatcgatctgATCGAAACGGAAATATTCGTGctgcgaaagaaaaataatcaaataacgTTTTTGCACGTGTATCACCATATATCAACGGTGTTGCTAATCTGGCTTGGTGTAAGATATTTCGCGGGAGGAATGGCTTGTTTCTTGCCGTTAGTAAATTGTAGCATACATGTtgttatgtatacatattattttctatcatcgTTGGGTCCGAAAATGCAAAAGTTGATCCTCCCCTATAAGCCTATTCTTACTATTACTCAAATG GTACAATTTGTGGTACTGCTGTTACATCTCATTCAAGCATTTCTACCGAGTTGTAACGTGCCGAAATTACCAGTTTTTGTTACGTTTcttgatataattatcaactttctattgttttataacttttatcagaaaaattataagaatcCAAAAGTgaagagtaaataa
- the LOC122630534 gene encoding adenylate kinase isoenzyme 1-like, translating to MGMCFGKRKSPRNNRDNMNQLKENSGPIIFLVGAPGIGKRELGRRLSSKYGFIMISTGDLLNQEIQNGSERGQKFADMTKVGQSVPANDILPMVEEQLMNQPNAVGFLIVGFPRDRTQVKLI from the coding sequence ATGGGTATGTGTtttggtaaaagaaaaagtcctAGAAACAATAGAGATAATATGAACCAACTGAAAGAAAATTCCGGACCTATAATTTTCTTGGTCGGTGCACCGGGAATTGGTAAACGCGAGCTGGGTAGAAGACTATCCTCGAAATATGGTTTCATCATGATTTCGACGGGGGATTTGTTGAACCAGGAGATCCAGAATGGTTCGGAGAGAGGTCAAAAGTTCGCGGATATGACGAAGGTGGGACAAAGTGTTCCAGCGAATGACATTCTTCCTATGGTCGAAGAACAGCTGATGAATCAACCTAATGCCGTGGGATTTCTCATTGTTGGTTTTCCTCGTGATAGGACACAAGTAAagcttatttaa